A window from Microbacterium ginsengiterrae encodes these proteins:
- a CDS encoding WhiB family transcriptional regulator, protein MTGYRSDVPENWFVDPVNLGVPGVRRPEREDDTALSWQTDALCSQTDPEAFFPEKGGSTRDAKRICSSCDVRGECLEYALSNDERFGIWGGLSERERRKLKRQAG, encoded by the coding sequence ATGACGGGTTACCGTTCCGACGTTCCCGAGAACTGGTTTGTCGATCCGGTCAATCTCGGGGTTCCCGGGGTCAGGCGCCCCGAGCGCGAGGACGACACGGCGCTCTCCTGGCAGACCGACGCGCTGTGCTCACAGACGGACCCGGAGGCGTTCTTCCCCGAGAAGGGCGGGTCCACCCGCGACGCCAAGCGCATCTGCTCATCATGCGACGTCCGTGGCGAGTGCCTCGAATACGCCCTGTCGAACGACGAGCGATTCGGCATCTGGGGCGGGCTCAGCGAACGCGAGCGGCGCAAGCTCAAGCGCCAGGCCGGCTGA
- a CDS encoding glycosyltransferase has protein sequence MPTRVHAIIVARPGASAHAQLLRTLDALTLQTRRPDAVTLIVCGDGTAARESDAIGRVVESIIQTRGGTSYAEAVEIAQPRVPAGSAVWLLAHDTAPHPRALARLAGALERSPSAVIAAPKLVDVDNDRELVSLGVTMTRLGRSVELAAGELDQNQHDGRDDALGADIRGMLIRGAAREHLMPDPALAGADEGLDLGVRARLGGGRVALAPTARVSVSPDGAAALPQRIGQRAYATRLAQLHRRLAYAPAAVVPLHWLSLLPLALWRTIVHLIAKRPASVLPEWGAAFTEMIRFGAVARSRRRIRSFRNASWASIAPLRVTRGELRRRLDDGHGSEGGAVSELNFFSGGGAWAVLGALAVSVASFTTLLAWPAVGGGALLPLRDTVAGLWQDAAWGQRDVGINLVGPADPFAGVVAVIGTLWAGAPSFAIVLLWLLALPLAVLGGWFAATRITDRAGMRIFGGVAWALAPTFLTALVEGRPSAVLLHLLLPWLFHTAVVAHRSWGAAGAASIVLAATVACAPSLAPALALLWVMAIIIVLSRAWFHGAVRLLWMLVPTAALFAPLALWQAQRGNIWAVFADPGFAWAGPQVAADSAGRLLLASGFPTPDLAGWMDVIDPAVAAFAPLLIAPLALLALAAAVAPRWGAGIALLVVTMTGLVTSFLSVGVIVTFSQGMPVEIWPGTGLSLAWAGLVGAALVTLDTAITMPRLRVAAVTVAGLALLACAVPALTALHTGRTVLTNGPESTLPAYVAAEARGDRDIATLVLTPQNDGGLAVDVVWGSSATLGAQSTIMNTATRPQGLDMSGFAVDLLSPRSFDAAGELGGHGILFVLLDQVDGAESDAARAFRVEAITALDQRSGFVKVGETDKGVLWRLETAPAARTGLSAGEAGTSSTVTAIQIAVLLAAFLLAIPTRASRRAARAQSRIVGRSPEEPIVLPRRRDDLTGDLVDEDPVIDAPKKPIQGETPLDDRSYAESAQVSVVADQDRVADGESAPPTDADATERDATDDDAADGAGDVETRRDGEKRVDRKPEDDAPEEER, from the coding sequence ATGCCAACCCGAGTTCATGCCATCATCGTCGCGCGCCCCGGTGCCTCCGCTCACGCACAGCTGCTGCGCACGCTCGACGCCCTGACCCTGCAGACCCGCAGGCCGGATGCCGTCACACTGATCGTCTGCGGCGACGGAACCGCGGCGCGGGAGAGCGACGCGATCGGGCGCGTCGTCGAGAGCATCATCCAGACCCGTGGCGGCACATCGTACGCCGAGGCCGTCGAGATCGCCCAGCCACGGGTTCCCGCCGGCTCAGCCGTCTGGCTCCTCGCCCACGACACCGCTCCCCATCCGCGCGCTCTTGCCCGCCTGGCCGGTGCCCTGGAACGTTCCCCTTCCGCCGTCATCGCGGCCCCGAAGCTCGTCGACGTCGACAACGACCGCGAACTCGTGAGCCTCGGCGTGACGATGACGCGACTCGGGAGGTCGGTCGAGCTCGCCGCGGGTGAGCTCGACCAGAACCAGCACGACGGCCGTGACGATGCGCTGGGCGCCGACATCCGCGGCATGCTCATCCGTGGCGCCGCACGCGAGCACCTCATGCCGGACCCGGCCCTCGCGGGTGCAGACGAGGGCCTCGACCTCGGTGTGCGTGCCCGCCTCGGCGGGGGCCGTGTCGCGCTCGCGCCGACGGCCCGCGTCTCGGTGAGCCCGGACGGCGCGGCCGCTCTCCCGCAGCGCATCGGGCAGCGTGCATACGCGACGCGTCTGGCTCAGCTGCATCGGCGTCTCGCCTACGCGCCGGCTGCCGTCGTCCCGTTGCACTGGCTGTCGCTGTTGCCGCTGGCCCTGTGGCGGACGATCGTCCATCTGATCGCGAAACGACCGGCATCCGTGCTCCCAGAGTGGGGTGCAGCGTTCACCGAGATGATCCGGTTCGGCGCCGTGGCGAGATCACGGCGGCGCATCCGCTCCTTCCGCAACGCCTCATGGGCGAGCATCGCACCGCTGCGCGTCACGCGCGGAGAACTGCGTCGACGCCTCGATGACGGCCACGGCAGTGAGGGCGGCGCCGTCAGCGAACTCAACTTCTTCTCCGGCGGGGGCGCATGGGCGGTGCTCGGGGCGCTCGCCGTCAGCGTCGCGTCCTTCACGACCCTGCTCGCATGGCCCGCCGTCGGCGGGGGTGCACTGCTGCCGCTGCGCGACACCGTCGCCGGGCTCTGGCAGGACGCGGCATGGGGTCAGCGCGACGTCGGCATCAACCTCGTCGGACCCGCCGACCCGTTCGCCGGGGTCGTCGCCGTCATCGGCACGCTGTGGGCGGGCGCACCGTCCTTCGCGATCGTGCTCCTGTGGCTCCTGGCGCTGCCTCTCGCGGTGCTCGGCGGCTGGTTCGCCGCCACGAGGATCACCGACCGCGCGGGAATGCGGATCTTCGGCGGAGTGGCCTGGGCGCTCGCACCGACCTTCCTCACCGCGCTGGTCGAGGGCCGTCCCTCGGCAGTGCTGCTGCATCTGCTCCTGCCCTGGCTGTTCCACACCGCCGTCGTCGCCCACCGGTCGTGGGGCGCTGCCGGCGCGGCATCCATCGTCCTCGCCGCGACCGTCGCGTGCGCTCCGTCCCTCGCGCCGGCGCTCGCACTGCTCTGGGTGATGGCCATCATCATCGTGCTGTCGCGGGCCTGGTTCCACGGCGCTGTCCGACTGCTGTGGATGCTCGTCCCGACCGCGGCGCTGTTCGCGCCGCTGGCCCTGTGGCAGGCGCAGCGCGGCAACATCTGGGCGGTCTTCGCCGACCCCGGCTTCGCATGGGCCGGTCCTCAGGTCGCCGCCGACAGCGCAGGCAGGCTCCTGCTCGCCTCCGGGTTCCCGACGCCGGACCTCGCGGGGTGGATGGATGTCATCGACCCCGCCGTGGCCGCCTTCGCACCGCTGCTGATCGCACCTCTCGCCCTGCTGGCACTCGCCGCCGCCGTCGCACCTCGTTGGGGCGCCGGCATCGCGCTGCTCGTGGTCACGATGACCGGTCTCGTCACGTCGTTCCTGTCCGTCGGGGTGATCGTCACGTTCTCACAGGGGATGCCGGTGGAGATCTGGCCAGGCACCGGGCTGAGCCTCGCATGGGCCGGACTCGTCGGCGCGGCTCTCGTCACGCTCGACACCGCGATCACGATGCCACGGCTCCGGGTGGCCGCCGTCACGGTGGCAGGGCTCGCCCTGCTCGCCTGTGCCGTCCCCGCGCTCACGGCGCTGCACACCGGTCGCACCGTCCTCACCAACGGACCGGAGAGCACTCTTCCCGCCTATGTCGCCGCAGAGGCGCGGGGCGACCGCGACATCGCGACTCTCGTGCTCACTCCGCAGAACGACGGAGGCCTGGCCGTCGACGTCGTATGGGGATCGAGCGCCACGCTCGGTGCGCAGTCCACGATCATGAACACGGCCACTCGGCCACAGGGACTCGACATGAGCGGGTTCGCTGTGGATCTGCTCTCGCCGCGGTCCTTCGACGCCGCGGGCGAACTCGGCGGTCACGGCATCCTGTTCGTCCTGCTCGACCAGGTCGACGGCGCCGAGTCCGACGCCGCTCGCGCGTTCCGCGTGGAAGCGATCACGGCACTGGACCAGCGCTCCGGGTTCGTCAAGGTCGGCGAGACCGACAAGGGCGTCCTGTGGCGCCTCGAGACCGCGCCGGCCGCGCGCACGGGGCTCAGCGCGGGCGAAGCGGGCACGAGCAGTACGGTCACCGCGATCCAGATCGCCGTGCTCCTTGCGGCGTTCCTGCTCGCCATCCCGACCAGGGCATCGCGCCGCGCGGCCCGTGCCCAGTCGCGCATCGTCGGGCGGTCGCCGGAGGAGCCCATCGTCCTACCCCGACGACGCGACGACCTCACCGGGGATCTGGTGGACGAGGATCCGGTGATCGACGCGCCCAAGAAGCCGATCCAGGGGGAGACCCCGCTCGACGATCGGTCCTACGCCGAGAGCGCGCAGGTCTCCGTCGTCGCCGACCAGGACCGCGTCGCCGACGGAGAGTCCGCGCCGCCGACGGACGCCGACGCTACGGAGCGGGACGCCACGGACGACGACGCGGCGGATGGCGCCGGAGACGTGGAAACGCGCAGGGACGGCGAGAAGCGCGTGGACAGGAAGCCCGAAGACGACGCCCCGGAGGAGGAGCGATGA
- a CDS encoding DUF5719 family protein, translating to MIQNRAIRVVATGARLLAGVVIAVGCVAGVVAAVALPWPGLTNTPAQQSVVPAAADTTLVCTGDFRAVGRNSQDATQQFSAGSPSLTVESSGPREDTSLEAPELGGSGGPQRFVGSAEQGESALVAAAETVSIAADDLSGLAASACREARTESWLVGGTVETGTSDLILLSNPGDVTATVTLTVFGIEQTASTVLVPAGTQQSVPLPSVAAGTQAPVVRVTAAGAPVRAVLQSSLIRTLDPSGIDLQDTTGAPSDRIGFAGVQVADTSEDTALTVLRLMATEQAAQVRVSARAAGETVWETDVELEAATPTEISLSGLEPGVYSVEVESDASLVGAIRQTTRPGAGSDFAWMTSAPDIRGEVLAAVPAGPGPRLHIVNAGDEDAVVTIETASGGDQREIDVPAGEDAVVKVSADTAYAIRSDAPVRVAVMLSGTDAVAGWPVWPGPAAREPIVVYP from the coding sequence ATGATCCAGAACCGCGCGATCCGCGTCGTCGCCACCGGAGCCCGGCTGCTCGCCGGCGTCGTGATCGCCGTCGGCTGCGTCGCCGGCGTCGTCGCGGCCGTCGCGTTGCCGTGGCCGGGGCTCACCAACACGCCGGCCCAGCAGTCCGTCGTGCCCGCCGCCGCAGACACGACACTGGTCTGCACCGGGGACTTCCGCGCCGTCGGCCGCAATTCGCAGGATGCCACGCAGCAGTTCTCCGCCGGCAGCCCATCTCTCACCGTCGAGAGCTCAGGGCCGCGTGAGGACACCTCCCTGGAGGCGCCGGAGCTCGGCGGCAGCGGCGGACCGCAGCGCTTCGTCGGCAGCGCGGAGCAGGGCGAATCCGCCCTCGTCGCCGCCGCGGAGACCGTTTCGATCGCCGCCGACGACCTGTCGGGGCTCGCGGCGTCCGCCTGTCGGGAAGCGCGGACGGAGTCCTGGCTCGTCGGCGGGACCGTCGAGACCGGCACGAGCGACCTGATCCTCCTCTCCAATCCGGGCGATGTGACGGCGACTGTCACGCTCACCGTCTTCGGGATCGAGCAGACCGCGAGCACGGTCCTCGTCCCCGCCGGCACCCAGCAGTCCGTTCCGCTCCCGTCCGTCGCCGCGGGCACGCAAGCGCCTGTCGTCCGCGTCACCGCAGCCGGAGCACCCGTGCGGGCCGTACTCCAGTCCTCTCTGATCCGCACCCTCGACCCCTCCGGGATCGACCTGCAGGACACCACCGGTGCGCCCAGCGACCGGATCGGCTTCGCAGGAGTGCAGGTCGCGGACACGAGTGAGGACACCGCCCTCACCGTCCTGCGGCTGATGGCCACCGAGCAGGCGGCACAGGTGCGCGTCTCGGCCAGGGCGGCGGGGGAGACCGTCTGGGAGACGGACGTCGAACTCGAAGCCGCCACCCCGACGGAGATCAGCCTCTCCGGCCTCGAACCCGGCGTCTACAGCGTCGAGGTCGAATCCGACGCATCCCTGGTCGGGGCGATCCGCCAGACCACGAGGCCGGGTGCCGGAAGTGACTTCGCCTGGATGACCTCCGCCCCCGACATCCGAGGCGAGGTGCTCGCCGCCGTGCCGGCAGGGCCCGGTCCCCGACTCCACATCGTGAATGCCGGCGACGAGGACGCAGTCGTGACCATCGAGACGGCATCCGGTGGTGATCAGCGGGAGATCGATGTGCCCGCCGGTGAGGACGCCGTCGTCAAGGTGAGCGCCGACACCGCATATGCCATCCGATCGGATGCCCCCGTGCGCGTCGCCGTCATGCTGTCCGGCACCGACGCCGTTGCAGGGTGGCCGGTGTGGCCGGGGCCCGCGGCGCGCGAGCCCATCGTCGTCTATCCCTGA
- a CDS encoding DUF3499 family protein, translating to MDGRLCSKVTCAREAVATLTFDYGDQMAALGPLGGTDHPHAHDLCAQHADRLSVPTGWIVVRHEALRA from the coding sequence ATGGACGGACGACTCTGCTCGAAGGTGACCTGCGCTCGCGAAGCTGTGGCGACGCTCACGTTCGACTACGGCGATCAGATGGCAGCACTCGGCCCGCTCGGCGGAACCGATCACCCGCACGCGCACGACCTGTGCGCGCAGCACGCCGACCGACTCTCCGTTCCCACCGGTTGGATCGTCGTGCGGCACGAGGCGCTCCGCGCCTGA
- a CDS encoding RDD family protein has protein sequence MSTPIDSTDEVLSGEAVAIDVQPLGFFMRALGALIDMAIGWGLLLLFLWLRTWLLFIGVIDDSVDGILNITALVVCFVAVPVVVELALRGRSVGKLAVGGRIVRVDGGAAGFRHAFIRALVGVLEVYMTFGAVAILAGAFTARSQRLGDLIAGTYSQRVRTPKLIPLTPVMPTALSGWAEIADVARMPDRLARRISQFLQHAERMSPQARARVARDLVTEASTYISPQPVAHPEQLLIAITVLRRERERRALAIADAKAERLTGRRVGV, from the coding sequence ATGTCCACGCCGATCGACAGCACCGACGAGGTCCTCTCCGGCGAGGCCGTCGCGATCGACGTGCAACCGCTGGGATTCTTCATGCGGGCGCTGGGCGCGCTCATCGACATGGCCATCGGGTGGGGGCTCCTGCTGCTCTTCCTCTGGCTGCGGACGTGGCTGCTGTTCATCGGCGTGATCGACGACTCGGTGGACGGCATCCTCAACATCACGGCTCTCGTGGTCTGTTTCGTCGCCGTTCCTGTCGTCGTCGAACTGGCGCTGCGCGGGCGGAGCGTCGGAAAGCTCGCTGTCGGGGGCCGGATCGTCCGTGTCGACGGCGGCGCGGCGGGTTTCCGGCACGCCTTCATCCGCGCGCTAGTCGGCGTGTTGGAGGTCTACATGACCTTCGGCGCCGTCGCGATCCTCGCCGGCGCCTTCACTGCGCGTTCGCAGCGCCTCGGTGACCTGATCGCGGGGACTTACAGTCAGCGCGTCCGGACGCCGAAGCTGATCCCGCTGACTCCCGTGATGCCGACTGCACTGTCGGGATGGGCGGAGATCGCTGATGTCGCACGCATGCCCGATCGGCTCGCACGGCGCATCTCGCAGTTCCTGCAGCACGCGGAGCGGATGTCACCGCAGGCGAGGGCACGAGTGGCGCGCGACCTCGTGACGGAGGCGTCCACGTACATCTCGCCGCAGCCGGTGGCGCACCCCGAGCAACTTCTCATCGCGATCACGGTGTTGCGGCGAGAGCGCGAACGGCGCGCCCTTGCGATCGCCGACGCGAAGGCCGAGCGTCTCACCGGCCGACGGGTCGGGGTCTGA
- a CDS encoding stage II sporulation protein M yields the protein MDADALADARRAEWDRLDELSRSRLDGQGVDELILRYRAASADLAELKTSVGDSPQSAYVSSVLSRARLRLTGAPESILTQARRFFVDQLPAALYRLRWTTLVIAAVFVAITVGVGAWLASDPALVATLGAADFLEQYAEESFTDYYTENPAAVFAGMVWTNNAWIAAQCVLFGITGIWPIYVIVQNAFGLGVSAGVMAAYDRLDVMVLYILPHGLLEMTSIFVAAAGGLHLFWAWVAPGPRTRPAALAQEGRALATVAIGLVFALFLSGLVEGFVTGWSLPWPVKIGIGAAALAVFLVYMLLVGRRAYERGERGDLLEYEAGTPQLTAG from the coding sequence GTGGATGCCGATGCCCTCGCCGATGCGCGCCGTGCGGAGTGGGACCGACTCGACGAGTTGAGCAGGTCCCGGCTGGATGGCCAGGGTGTCGACGAGCTCATCCTCCGGTACCGGGCCGCATCGGCGGACCTGGCCGAGCTCAAGACCTCGGTCGGTGATTCTCCGCAGAGCGCATATGTGTCCTCCGTCCTCTCCAGGGCTCGCCTGCGTCTGACTGGCGCTCCCGAGAGCATCCTCACGCAGGCGCGACGCTTCTTCGTCGATCAGCTCCCGGCGGCGCTGTACCGTCTGCGCTGGACCACGCTCGTCATCGCTGCGGTCTTCGTCGCGATCACGGTCGGCGTCGGTGCCTGGCTCGCCTCCGATCCTGCCCTCGTCGCGACGCTGGGCGCGGCCGACTTCCTCGAGCAGTATGCGGAGGAGAGCTTCACCGATTACTACACGGAGAACCCCGCTGCCGTCTTCGCCGGAATGGTCTGGACCAACAACGCCTGGATCGCCGCCCAATGCGTGCTGTTCGGCATCACCGGCATCTGGCCGATCTACGTGATCGTCCAGAACGCGTTCGGTCTCGGTGTGTCCGCGGGGGTCATGGCTGCCTACGATCGCCTCGACGTCATGGTGCTGTACATCCTCCCGCACGGACTTCTCGAGATGACGAGCATCTTCGTCGCGGCGGCCGGGGGACTCCACCTCTTCTGGGCCTGGGTCGCCCCTGGGCCACGTACCCGCCCCGCAGCGCTCGCGCAGGAGGGGAGGGCACTGGCGACGGTCGCGATCGGACTCGTGTTCGCACTGTTCCTGTCGGGGCTCGTCGAGGGATTCGTCACGGGATGGTCGCTGCCCTGGCCGGTCAAGATCGGGATCGGCGCGGCCGCACTGGCGGTCTTCCTCGTCTACATGCTCCTCGTCGGGCGCCGCGCATACGAACGCGGTGAGCGCGGGGACCTCCTCGAATACGAGGCGGGCACCCCGCAGCTCACCGCGGGCTGA
- the aqpZ gene encoding aquaporin Z, with translation MSETLAEAASPIPSSGAKLTAEALGTFLLVLGGVGTALFASNHFTDPGSGSAVYVAVAFAFGLTVVVGAYAFGPVSGGHFNPAVTLGVAAAGRLPWRDVPGYIIAQIVGGLIASTILVLIGLFGPDGWLTGAQDAGFASNGWGEHSPAGFGMWAAIIVEIVLTAVFLFVILGTTHKLRPTPFAGLAIGLTLTLIHLISIPVDNTSVNPARSIAAAVYGGTGALSQLWVFIVFPIVGAMIAGLAYKTMLDGTKNA, from the coding sequence ATGAGCGAAACGCTCGCCGAAGCCGCGTCTCCGATCCCGTCCTCCGGGGCCAAACTCACCGCCGAGGCCCTCGGCACGTTCCTGCTGGTGCTCGGCGGCGTCGGCACCGCACTGTTCGCCTCGAACCACTTCACTGACCCGGGCTCCGGATCGGCCGTCTACGTCGCCGTCGCCTTCGCCTTCGGCCTCACGGTCGTTGTCGGCGCATACGCCTTCGGGCCCGTCTCCGGCGGGCACTTCAACCCGGCCGTCACGCTGGGCGTCGCCGCCGCAGGACGCCTGCCGTGGCGGGACGTGCCCGGCTACATCATCGCCCAGATCGTCGGCGGCCTGATCGCCAGCACGATCCTCGTCCTCATCGGCCTGTTCGGACCCGACGGCTGGCTCACCGGCGCCCAGGATGCCGGCTTCGCGAGCAACGGCTGGGGCGAGCACTCCCCCGCCGGTTTCGGCATGTGGGCCGCGATCATCGTCGAGATCGTGCTGACGGCCGTCTTCCTGTTCGTCATCCTCGGCACGACACACAAACTGCGTCCCACCCCGTTCGCGGGACTCGCGATCGGACTGACGCTGACCCTCATCCACCTCATCAGCATCCCCGTCGACAACACCTCCGTGAACCCGGCGCGATCCATCGCGGCCGCCGTCTACGGCGGAACGGGCGCGCTGTCGCAGCTGTGGGTGTTCATCGTGTTCCCGATCGTCGGCGCGATGATCGCCGGCCTCGCCTACAAGACGATGCTCGACGGCACGAAGAACGCCTGA
- a CDS encoding catalase, protein MTDKTFTTTQTGTPVASDAHSLTAGGPDGTTALHDRYLVEKLASFNRERVPERNPHAKGGGAFGEFVVTEDVSQYTRAAVFQPGATSETLIRFSSVAGEQGSPDTWRDVRGFSLRFYTTEGNLDIVGNNTPTFFLRDGMKFPDFIHSQKRLLGSGLRDADMQWDFWTLSPESAHQVTYLMGDRGISRSWRHVNGYGSHTYQWVNAAGERFWVKYHFLSQQGVVPMFADEAERIAGQDADYYRRDLYEAIERGEFPSWDVYVQVMPYEEAKTYRFNPFDLTKTWSKKDYPRIKVGTFTLNRNPQNFFAEIEQAAFSPGNQVPGTGISPDKMLMARVFSYPDAQRYRIGTNYNQLPVNQPHAATVSNYMHEGNMQYHFNTAEHRVYTPNSYGAAGGPEADPARGVEASWESDGALIRSAATLHSEDDDFGQARTLINEVFSAEERQRFIETLVGQYNGLTVPAIQERFFWYWGQVDQQVADEVRALAGLPIAQAEPVGIGE, encoded by the coding sequence ATGACTGACAAGACTTTCACGACCACCCAGACCGGCACGCCGGTCGCGAGCGACGCCCACTCGCTGACCGCGGGAGGTCCGGACGGCACCACTGCCCTCCACGACCGTTACCTGGTCGAGAAGCTCGCCTCCTTCAACCGTGAGCGGGTGCCGGAGCGCAACCCGCACGCCAAGGGCGGCGGCGCGTTCGGCGAGTTCGTCGTCACCGAGGACGTCTCGCAGTACACGCGTGCGGCGGTGTTCCAGCCCGGCGCCACCAGCGAGACGCTCATCCGCTTCTCGTCCGTCGCCGGCGAGCAGGGTTCGCCCGACACCTGGCGCGACGTGCGCGGCTTCTCGCTGCGCTTCTACACGACCGAGGGCAACCTCGACATCGTCGGCAACAACACCCCGACGTTCTTCCTCCGCGACGGCATGAAGTTCCCGGACTTCATCCACTCGCAGAAGCGTCTGCTCGGCTCCGGCCTGCGCGACGCCGACATGCAGTGGGACTTCTGGACCCTGTCCCCCGAGTCCGCCCACCAGGTGACCTACCTCATGGGCGACCGCGGCATCTCCCGCAGCTGGCGCCACGTGAACGGCTACGGCTCGCACACCTACCAGTGGGTCAACGCGGCGGGTGAGCGCTTCTGGGTGAAGTACCACTTCCTCTCCCAGCAGGGCGTCGTGCCGATGTTCGCCGACGAGGCGGAGCGCATCGCCGGACAGGATGCCGACTACTACCGTCGCGACCTGTACGAGGCGATCGAGCGCGGCGAGTTCCCCTCCTGGGACGTGTACGTGCAGGTCATGCCGTACGAGGAGGCCAAGACCTACCGCTTCAACCCCTTCGACCTCACCAAGACGTGGTCGAAGAAGGACTACCCGCGCATCAAGGTCGGAACGTTCACGCTGAACCGCAACCCGCAGAACTTCTTCGCCGAGATCGAGCAGGCCGCGTTCTCCCCGGGGAACCAGGTCCCCGGCACGGGCATCTCGCCCGACAAGATGCTCATGGCCCGCGTGTTCTCCTACCCCGACGCGCAGCGCTACCGCATCGGCACGAACTACAACCAGCTGCCGGTCAACCAGCCGCACGCCGCCACCGTGAGCAACTACATGCACGAGGGCAACATGCAGTACCACTTCAACACGGCGGAGCACCGGGTCTACACCCCGAACTCCTACGGCGCAGCCGGCGGCCCAGAGGCCGACCCGGCACGCGGCGTCGAGGCGAGCTGGGAGTCCGACGGTGCGCTCATCCGCAGCGCGGCGACCCTGCACTCCGAGGACGACGACTTCGGTCAGGCCCGCACGCTGATCAATGAGGTGTTCTCCGCCGAGGAGCGCCAGCGCTTCATCGAGACGCTCGTCGGTCAGTACAACGGACTGACCGTGCCCGCCATTCAGGAGCGCTTCTTCTGGTACTGGGGCCAGGTCGACCAGCAGGTCGCGGACGAGGTCCGTGCACTGGCCGGTCTTCCCATCGCCCAGGCGGAGCCCGTCGGCATCGGCGAGTGA
- a CDS encoding Fur family transcriptional regulator, with protein sequence MSTPTTLEAPERLRAAGLRVTVQRVAVLDALRAHPHASAEAVHSSIRTTLGGVALPTVHGILGDLTGAGVVRRVSLPDAGSALYEVQDEFDNHHHLQCVECGRVEDVACAVGEAPCLHPSHDHGMRILEASVTYRAICSDCERNK encoded by the coding sequence ATGTCGACACCCACCACTCTCGAGGCCCCTGAGCGCCTGCGCGCCGCCGGGCTCAGGGTGACGGTGCAGCGTGTCGCCGTGCTCGATGCGCTGCGAGCGCACCCGCATGCCTCGGCCGAGGCCGTGCACTCCTCGATCCGCACGACACTCGGCGGCGTGGCACTGCCCACCGTCCACGGCATCCTCGGCGACCTCACCGGCGCAGGAGTCGTCCGGCGCGTGAGCCTGCCCGACGCCGGCAGCGCCCTCTACGAGGTGCAGGACGAGTTCGACAACCATCACCACCTGCAGTGCGTCGAGTGCGGTCGCGTCGAAGACGTCGCCTGCGCCGTCGGCGAAGCACCCTGCCTTCATCCGTCCCACGATCATGGGATGCGGATCCTCGAAGCCTCAGTGACCTACCGAGCCATCTGCTCCGATTGCGAAAGGAACAAGTGA